The Montipora capricornis isolate CH-2021 chromosome 6, ASM3666992v2, whole genome shotgun sequence genome has a window encoding:
- the LOC138053122 gene encoding uncharacterized protein, with protein MLEFNDLVTNRILVRHVIKTMTIPSPDVCEVNCFVEAGCVSFNVVLLNDGSLECQLSDSDHRGHSNDMIYQAEATYTSVVNPCSSDPSPCPMNSRCQAGYTTKGYRCLCKHGFTGENCDDVVPVLVSASPKNVSSKQGEHVTFECSATGALNPAFTWKKFQGDLPASRAEVIGGRLTIHNVAMADSGLYLCNATNSNNTASVELIVVPVLVSAFPKNISTQRGQHVTFTCSATGASNPVFSWKKMKGNLPASRSVVNGENLTIYNVITDDSGFYVCNATNSINTASVELRVYCSLVSIKKPTPSDIVYVRQALKLSCTSSIGATLSWMYNGTNTLPLEFLMEKQGLLLIPSLKKNHTGNFSCVSGNSLLWNITINVKYPKTCTMQRQICDVSDHYVIDPDDDQGRAPFSVYCNMTDKDGVGVTVVRHDSEGRILVHGFDPEGSYSRDVQYVGTSLPQIERLIEISAKCEQYIKFECFHVRIFDTGIIFAWWLSRDGAKMTYWYGANEAIQGCACSVTNSCVKTNKLCNCDINDSKWREDSGLLTNKTHLPVTQLRFGDTGDGIEKGYHTLGSFKCYGTK; from the exons ATGCTGGAGTTTAATGATCTTGTCACCAACCGTATTTTGGTGCGTCACGTGATTAAGACAATGACGATTCCTTCCCCGGATGTTTGTGAGGTCAACTGTTTCGTAGAAGCTGGATGCGTGTCATTCAATGTGGTTCTGCTGAACGATGGATCGCTCGAGTGTCAGTTGAGTGACTCAGACCACAGAGGACATTCCAATGATATGATATATCAAGCTGAAGCTACCTACACATCTGTCGTG AATCCTTGTTCCAGCGATCCCAGCCCTTGTCCAATGAATTCTCGCTGCCAAGCAGGTTATACAACCAAAGGTTACCGCTGCTTATGCAAACATGGATTTACAGGAGAGAATTGTGACGAcg TTGTGCCAGTTTTGGTTTCTGCTTCGCCAAAGAACGTTTCATCCAAACAAGGCGAACACGTGACTTTCGAGTGCAGTGCAACTGGAGCATTAAACCCAGCGTTCACATGGAAGAAGTTTCAGGGAGATTTGCCCGCGTCAAGAGCCGAGGTCATTGGTGGAAGGCTGACTATACACAATGTGGCAATGGCTGATAGTGGTTTGTACCTTTGTAACGCTACAAACTCCAACAATACCGCTTCTGTGGAATTGATAGTTGTCCCAGTGTTGGTTAGTGCTTTTCCCAAGAACATCTCGACACAGCGAGGTCAACACGTGACTTTCACGTGCAGTGCAACTGGAGCATCAAACCCTGTTTTTTCATGGAAGAAGATGAAAGGAAATCTTCCAGCATCAAGAAGCGTGGTAAATGGTGAAAATCTAACGATATATAATGTGATAACGGACGATAGTGGTTTTTACGTCTGCAACGCTACGAACTCTATCAATACTGCGTCTGTTGAGCTACGAGTGTATTGTTCACTTGTTTCCATCAAGAAACCCACTCCATCGGACATTGTGTACGTTAGACAAGCGCTAAAGCTATCATGTACTTCTTCGATTGGTGCAACACTATCTTGGATGTATAACGGAACAAACACACTGCCTTTAGAATTCTTGATGGAGAAACAGGGCCTGTTGCTTATCCCTTCACTCAAAAAGAATCACACCGGTAACTTCTCGTGTGTTTCAGGTAATTCTCTCTTGTGGAATATAACAATTAATGTCAAGTACCCCAAGACGTGCACAATGCAACGACAAATCTGTGACGTCAGTGATCATTACGTCATAGATCCCGATGACGATCAAGGCAGGGCTCCATTTAGTGTTTACTGTAACATGACCGACAAGGATGGTGTTGGAGTGACAGTTGTCCGTCATGACAGTGAGGGCAGAATCCTTGTTCATGGGTTCGATCCCGAGGGTAGTTACTCGCGCGATGTCCAATATGTTGGCACTAGTCTCCCTCAGATTGAAAGACTGATTGAGATCTCGGCCAAGTGTGAACAGTACATTAAATTTGAATGTTTCCACGTAAGAATATTTGACACTGGCATCATTTTCGCCTGGTGGCTGTCACGTGACGGTGCCAAAATGACCTACTGGTATGGCGCGAATGAAGCTATTCAAGGCTGCGCATGCTCAGTGACTAACTCATGCGTTAAAACTAATAAGCTTTGCAATTGTGACATCAATGATAGCAAATGGCGAGAGGACAGCGGTCTGTTGACCAATAAGACGCATCTTCCGGTCACACAGCTGAGATTTGGTGACACCGGAGACGGTATTGAAAAAGGATATCATACGCTAGGAAGCTTCAAGTGTTATGGGACGAAATAA